A DNA window from Candidatus Protochlamydia naegleriophila contains the following coding sequences:
- a CDS encoding class I SAM-dependent methyltransferase, whose protein sequence is MPSLSHLSWREYAQLVGLNLKTKLTNAIEYARVIAHYYSDPAFFKIDASLLLSYLFNNPFRISKQFLMSKGEQEVYTYGETPLTALDVIAKQCRLSISDTVFELGCGRGRTCFWLNHFLGCQVVGVDYVPAFIEKANRVKAKFHVQGVDFRLENFLETDLSDATVIYLYGTCYPATFIKQLIKRLESLPRGTKVITVSYALADFQPAVSFEVSKRFAVRFTWGVADAYLQIKK, encoded by the coding sequence ATGCCCAGTCTATCGCACCTATCATGGCGCGAATACGCACAATTAGTTGGTCTCAACCTCAAAACGAAGCTGACCAATGCGATCGAGTATGCACGGGTCATCGCACATTACTATTCAGATCCTGCCTTTTTCAAAATAGATGCTTCTTTACTTCTTTCTTATTTGTTCAACAATCCGTTCCGCATCAGCAAGCAGTTTTTGATGAGCAAGGGGGAACAGGAAGTTTACACGTATGGCGAAACCCCTTTAACAGCTTTGGATGTCATTGCCAAGCAATGCCGCTTATCCATAAGCGATACCGTTTTCGAATTGGGATGCGGACGGGGGCGCACCTGCTTTTGGCTCAATCATTTCCTTGGCTGTCAAGTAGTCGGAGTCGATTACGTTCCTGCCTTTATTGAAAAGGCCAACCGCGTTAAAGCAAAGTTTCATGTACAAGGCGTTGACTTTCGCTTAGAAAATTTTTTGGAAACAGATTTATCCGATGCTACGGTCATTTACTTGTATGGAACCTGTTATCCGGCCACATTCATTAAACAACTCATCAAGCGCTTAGAGAGTCTTCCTCGTGGAACTAAGGTGATAACCGTTAGCTATGCGTTAGCCGACTTTCAACCAGCAGTTTCTTTCGAGGTTAGCAAACGCTTTGCGGTTCGTTTTACATGGGGCGTAGCAGATGCCTACTTGCAAATCAAAAAATAA
- the ruvB gene encoding Holliday junction branch migration DNA helicase RuvB → MSKNFIESSLTKQELSFEVPLRPQCLTDFVGQDPIRERLEVHVEAAKQRGETLGHCLFSGPPGLGKTTLATILSKAMGTNLVLTSGPVIEKAGDLAGILTSLKTGDVLFIDEIHRLNRAVEEYLYQAMEDFSLDLMIDHGPNARSIQVKLNQFTLAGATTRLGLLSEPLRSRFAFISRLEYYDPLILQRIILRTSRILNVRIDEDAALEIAKRSRGTPRVANHLLRWVRDFAQIKANNYIDISVANRALAMLSIDEKGLDEMDKKMLQTMIDHYSGGPVGVNAIAASIGEEPSTVEEVYEPYLILQGLLKRTPRGREVTTLGYEHMAKQ, encoded by the coding sequence ATGAGTAAAAATTTTATAGAGTCTTCCTTGACAAAGCAAGAGCTCTCTTTTGAAGTTCCTTTGCGTCCGCAATGCTTAACCGATTTTGTGGGACAAGATCCTATTCGAGAGCGCCTGGAAGTCCACGTCGAGGCTGCCAAGCAGCGAGGGGAGACTCTTGGGCATTGTTTGTTTAGCGGTCCTCCAGGTCTTGGCAAGACAACGCTTGCTACCATCTTATCTAAAGCCATGGGAACGAATCTGGTTCTCACTTCAGGCCCTGTGATTGAAAAGGCGGGGGACCTGGCTGGGATTTTAACCAGCCTGAAAACCGGCGATGTTTTATTTATCGATGAAATTCACCGGTTAAATCGGGCCGTTGAAGAGTACTTGTACCAGGCGATGGAAGACTTTTCTCTCGACTTAATGATCGATCATGGTCCCAATGCTCGCAGCATTCAAGTAAAGTTGAATCAATTTACTTTAGCTGGGGCCACAACCCGTTTGGGGCTTCTTTCTGAGCCTTTGCGTTCCCGATTTGCTTTTATATCGCGTTTAGAGTACTACGACCCCTTGATTTTACAGCGCATTATTCTGAGAACAAGCCGCATTTTGAACGTTAGGATAGATGAGGATGCTGCCTTAGAAATTGCAAAGCGATCGAGGGGGACACCCCGCGTAGCCAACCATTTGCTTCGATGGGTGCGCGATTTTGCACAAATCAAGGCTAATAATTACATCGATATCTCTGTTGCCAACCGTGCTCTTGCCATGTTGTCGATCGACGAAAAGGGGTTAGATGAAATGGATAAGAAGATGCTGCAAACAATGATAGACCACTACAGCGGCGGCCCTGTTGGAGTGAATGCGATTGCGGCATCGATTGGAGAAGAGCCTTCAACTGTTGAAGAGGTTTACGAACCCTATTTAATTTTACAAGGGTTATTGAAGCGTACTCCAAGAGGACGTGAAGTGACCACTTTGGGCTATGAACACATGGCCAAACAATGA
- a CDS encoding CesT family type III secretion system chaperone, translating to MSFENAKENLKEFGKELGLEGLEFDENNTCILGIDDEFSLHLTYEPNSKRLYLYSPLLDGLPRDEKTKLRLYERLLEGSMLGGQMAGGGVGVAVKEELILMHCTLDMEHAVSSALRAFAPLYVETVEKWRKICSEVSEGRDEGSSTKATSSSPMPGGLQGGKQGQGFIKI from the coding sequence ATGTCATTTGAGAATGCAAAAGAGAATCTTAAAGAGTTTGGAAAAGAGCTGGGTCTAGAGGGGTTAGAATTTGACGAAAATAATACGTGTATTTTAGGGATTGACGATGAGTTTTCCCTGCACTTGACGTATGAACCAAATTCAAAGCGTCTGTATTTATATTCTCCTCTTCTCGATGGGCTTCCACGCGACGAAAAGACGAAGTTAAGACTGTACGAACGTTTGCTCGAAGGATCTATGTTAGGCGGTCAGATGGCAGGCGGCGGCGTAGGCGTGGCTGTGAAAGAAGAGCTCATCTTGATGCATTGCACACTGGACATGGAACATGCTGTTTCATCGGCATTGCGCGCTTTTGCTCCTCTGTACGTAGAAACTGTCGAAAAATGGCGTAAGATTTGCAGCGAAGTTTCTGAAGGCAGAGATGAGGGATCGAGCACAAAAGCTACTTCTTCTTCGCCAATGCCAGGCGGACTTCAAGGCGGCAAACAAGGCCAAGGGTTTATCAAAATTTAA
- the typA gene encoding translational GTPase TypA, which produces MYSPDKIRNIAIIAHIDHGKTTLLDALLKQSKIFRDNQQVRERVMDSYDQEQERGITIFAKHTSVYFDDFKINIIDTPGHADFSGEVERILGMVDSVLLLVDAQEGPMPQTRFVLSKSLKMGIKPIVVLNKIDRPHANPDRVLDLTFDLFSELGATDEQLDFRYCYASGLSGFAIHHVHDKHTDMRPLFELITYAVHPPKGDLENPFLMHVSTITYDDYVGRQACGKIMEGTVKKGQQLVHIDENGVETKCTITRIEGHLGIEKVEMEEAGVGDIVILSGIPEVTIGDTICDPRKIVRLPRIKLDEPTVSVDMTVNNSPFVGRSGKHVTMNKIRDRLEKEKRANISLRIEDEGGDDKITVSGRGELHLAVLVEAMRREQYEFSISKPRVIIKEQNGEKYEPIERVHIEVPQDYSGTVIEELSRRKGELQLLDTDENGITAIDFLIPTRGLMGYRNDFLTATRGLGILTSVFENFAPWKGTIPGRTRGVLISNGPGKTSGYACFNLQDRGVLFVSPSDEVYEGMVVGENSRDNDLVVNVTKGKQLTNVRASGSDENIILTPARRFTLEQAIDYIQDDELIEVTPDSIRMRKRHLTENERKRAGGKA; this is translated from the coding sequence ATGTATTCTCCCGATAAAATTCGCAATATCGCGATTATTGCGCACATTGACCATGGTAAGACTACCTTACTTGATGCATTGCTCAAACAGTCTAAGATTTTCCGCGACAACCAGCAAGTACGCGAGCGTGTCATGGACTCTTATGACCAGGAACAAGAGCGTGGAATCACTATTTTTGCTAAGCACACATCTGTTTATTTTGATGATTTCAAGATTAACATCATCGACACTCCAGGACACGCCGACTTCTCAGGAGAAGTAGAGCGCATTTTAGGGATGGTGGATTCGGTTCTTCTCTTGGTCGACGCCCAAGAAGGTCCGATGCCACAAACGCGTTTCGTTCTATCTAAATCTTTGAAAATGGGCATCAAACCTATTGTCGTCTTAAACAAGATTGACCGCCCTCATGCCAACCCAGATCGCGTCTTAGACCTCACCTTCGATCTCTTCAGCGAACTCGGCGCAACAGATGAACAGCTCGATTTCCGCTATTGCTACGCTTCAGGTCTGTCAGGATTTGCGATACATCATGTCCACGACAAGCATACCGACATGCGCCCGTTATTCGAACTCATCACCTACGCCGTTCATCCTCCAAAAGGCGACCTCGAAAACCCATTCCTCATGCACGTTTCAACCATCACCTATGACGATTACGTGGGCAGGCAGGCATGCGGAAAAATCATGGAAGGAACGGTCAAAAAAGGACAGCAGCTCGTTCACATCGATGAAAACGGCGTAGAAACTAAGTGCACCATTACACGCATTGAAGGACATCTTGGAATTGAAAAAGTCGAAATGGAAGAAGCGGGTGTAGGCGATATCGTCATCCTATCTGGTATTCCTGAAGTTACCATTGGTGACACGATTTGCGATCCTAGAAAAATCGTTCGCCTTCCTCGCATTAAATTAGATGAGCCAACTGTTTCTGTCGACATGACAGTTAACAATAGCCCATTTGTTGGACGCAGTGGAAAGCACGTGACAATGAATAAAATTCGCGATCGCCTGGAAAAAGAAAAGCGCGCCAACATCTCTCTTCGCATTGAAGATGAAGGTGGCGATGATAAAATCACAGTTTCCGGCCGAGGCGAGCTTCACTTGGCTGTCTTAGTCGAGGCGATGCGCCGTGAGCAATATGAGTTTAGCATTTCTAAGCCGCGCGTCATCATCAAAGAACAAAATGGTGAAAAATACGAACCGATCGAGCGCGTCCACATCGAAGTACCGCAAGATTATTCGGGAACCGTTATTGAAGAATTGTCGCGTCGCAAAGGAGAGCTTCAATTGCTCGACACCGACGAGAATGGCATCACAGCTATCGACTTCTTGATTCCAACTAGAGGCTTGATGGGTTACCGCAATGACTTCTTAACGGCTACACGCGGTCTTGGTATTTTGACATCGGTCTTTGAAAACTTTGCTCCTTGGAAAGGCACCATACCAGGCCGTACACGTGGCGTCTTGATTTCCAACGGACCTGGTAAAACGAGCGGTTACGCCTGCTTTAACTTGCAAGATCGCGGCGTTCTCTTCGTTTCTCCAAGCGATGAAGTCTATGAAGGAATGGTTGTGGGCGAAAACAGCCGAGACAATGACCTCGTGGTCAATGTCACAAAAGGTAAGCAGCTCACAAACGTACGCGCTTCTGGAAGCGATGAAAACATCATCTTGACCCCGGCTCGCCGCTTCACGCTCGAGCAAGCCATCGACTACATTCAAGACGATGAGCTAATTGAAGTCACACCAGACAGCATCCGTATGCGTAAACGTCATCTCACAGAGAATGAACGCAAACGCGCTGGCGGCAAAGCCTAA
- the mgtE gene encoding magnesium transporter encodes MDSRTSQLDDVLNEKLEQAFHKPTSQFMLHDIAKIASEHDPIDLAYAVTRLPPSARVVVYDNLPDLNAKIIFMINTGSTTRTAIFSQINDMEIKRLLERMPPDEATWLLDDMSNRRMKRVLDLLDPKKAVRIRELYKHDRNSAGRLMTNEFFSFNMHATIGEVAAVIRDNPGIDLTRRIFVLTDEEELVGFVPARNLIVNPPYVPIRQVMRPVLHQIGVDASRDEAVDLVERYKIPALPVVDEQDRLVGVITYESVVEALEDIADETIASIAGTAEDFSEHEPIFKRFLWRAPWLIVTLCAGLVTATALSYFKDRDWFTFVALFVPLIAGMSGNVGIQCSTILVRGMSTGELSHGSRRDAVFGELSIGVLIGIVFGLLCGIFVYLLNRYDVHYAGSSPLVLGAIVSCGLLGACLMATLLGTLSPFFFARFRIDPAVASGPIVTAFNDVLSTLMYIFIAKIISSFFLV; translated from the coding sequence ATGGATTCCCGGACGAGTCAATTGGACGACGTTCTCAATGAGAAGCTTGAGCAGGCTTTTCATAAGCCAACTTCGCAGTTTATGTTGCATGACATTGCCAAAATTGCAAGCGAGCATGATCCCATTGACTTGGCCTATGCAGTGACCCGCCTTCCCCCAAGTGCCCGCGTTGTCGTTTATGACAATCTTCCCGATTTGAATGCCAAGATCATTTTTATGATCAATACAGGAAGCACCACGCGTACGGCTATTTTCTCTCAGATCAATGACATGGAGATCAAGCGACTTTTAGAGAGGATGCCTCCGGATGAGGCAACTTGGTTGCTCGACGACATGTCTAATCGGCGCATGAAGCGCGTCTTGGATCTTCTGGACCCCAAAAAAGCGGTGCGTATTCGCGAGCTCTACAAACACGATCGCAATAGTGCGGGCCGCCTTATGACCAACGAGTTTTTTTCTTTCAATATGCATGCAACCATTGGCGAAGTGGCGGCTGTCATTCGAGACAATCCAGGCATTGATCTTACGCGTCGTATTTTTGTTTTGACAGATGAAGAGGAGCTTGTTGGTTTCGTTCCGGCACGCAATTTAATTGTAAATCCTCCCTATGTTCCCATTCGTCAGGTGATGCGTCCTGTCCTTCATCAGATTGGCGTCGATGCATCCCGCGACGAGGCTGTTGATTTAGTCGAGCGCTATAAAATTCCTGCCTTACCGGTCGTTGACGAGCAAGACCGGCTCGTGGGGGTCATTACCTATGAAAGCGTTGTAGAAGCATTAGAAGACATCGCCGATGAGACCATTGCAAGCATTGCAGGTACGGCTGAAGATTTTAGCGAACATGAGCCCATTTTTAAGCGTTTTTTATGGCGTGCTCCTTGGTTGATTGTCACGCTGTGTGCCGGACTTGTAACGGCGACGGCTTTGTCTTACTTTAAAGATCGGGACTGGTTTACCTTTGTTGCCCTTTTCGTTCCCTTGATTGCAGGAATGTCCGGCAATGTGGGCATTCAATGCAGTACGATTTTAGTGCGCGGGATGTCAACGGGAGAGCTTTCGCATGGATCGCGCCGCGACGCGGTCTTTGGGGAACTGAGCATCGGAGTATTAATCGGGATCGTTTTTGGTTTGCTTTGCGGGATCTTTGTTTATCTATTGAATCGCTATGATGTTCACTATGCCGGTTCTAGCCCACTTGTTTTAGGGGCAATTGTGAGCTGCGGTTTGCTTGGTGCCTGCCTGATGGCGACGCTTCTGGGAACTCTTTCTCCATTCTTTTTTGCTCGCTTTCGGATCGATCCTGCAGTGGCATCAGGTCCGATCGTGACGGCTTTCAACGATGTGTTGTCGACCTTAATGTACATCTTCATTGCTAAAATCATCAGCTCGTTTTTTCTAGTCTAG
- a CDS encoding glycogen debranching protein, which produces MKKQAILPVKSEIDLEVTAGIPYPFGTSDYQGGVNFAVYAKEAEKLSLCLFLENNTLTPFKEIELDPALHKTGDVWHVLIRNLPPFTVYAYRVTPIGSADAHLLLDPYAKAVVSHTSWGGRPGVKEIYRPLGKMTLTSSPFDWEGVKHPRLPFKDLILYEMHVRGFTRDESSAVQHPGTFLGIIEKIPYLKELGVNALELMPVYEFNETEVMQQNPKTKQKLVNYFGYSTVNFFSPMNRYASEMNQDKAILEFKTMVKELHRNGIEVILDVVYNHTFEGNEMGPTLTFRGFDRSAYYMMEGDNYLNFSGCGNTINSNHPTVIEFIIASLRYWVTEMHVDGFRFDLASIMSRAENGAPLNNAPLIEAISRDPILSETKLIAEAWDAGGLYQVGGFYHTSRWAEWNGRYRDVVRRFIKGTSDHKTAFATALSGSQDMYGWRGTPCCSINFITAHDGFSLADLVTYNEKHNLENGEENRDGFDHNDSWNCGIEGHSSNKKIVYLRERQIRNFFLALMVSQGIPMILMGDEYAHTRNGNNNTWCQDNELNWFLWNNLENRPGFSRFFRSLIAFRKGYSLLGRDTFLDDSSVSWHGTTPLHPEWENDNRFVAFSLNIPDQGPDLYVAFNASHTPLMVTIPQPAEGKHWVCVVNTHNPPPEDYYEEGYRKRVISTSIRIPSYTSIMLQAVAEP; this is translated from the coding sequence ATGAAAAAACAAGCCATTTTGCCCGTCAAATCTGAAATCGACTTGGAAGTGACTGCTGGCATTCCCTATCCATTCGGCACGAGTGACTATCAAGGAGGGGTCAATTTTGCCGTTTACGCCAAAGAAGCTGAAAAACTTTCTCTCTGCTTATTTTTAGAAAATAATACCTTGACACCTTTTAAAGAAATTGAGCTTGATCCAGCCCTTCATAAAACGGGCGATGTGTGGCATGTCCTAATCCGCAACTTACCTCCTTTTACAGTCTATGCTTATCGTGTCACTCCAATTGGGTCTGCAGACGCCCACCTATTGCTCGATCCTTACGCCAAAGCTGTTGTCAGCCATACCAGTTGGGGAGGCAGGCCAGGCGTGAAAGAGATCTACCGTCCGCTTGGAAAAATGACTCTTACCTCTTCTCCATTCGATTGGGAAGGAGTTAAGCATCCCCGCCTGCCTTTCAAAGATCTCATCCTTTACGAGATGCATGTGCGCGGATTTACTCGTGATGAATCGAGCGCAGTCCAGCATCCTGGCACGTTCTTGGGAATCATTGAAAAGATTCCTTACTTAAAAGAGCTTGGAGTCAACGCACTCGAATTGATGCCTGTCTATGAGTTCAATGAAACCGAAGTGATGCAGCAAAACCCCAAAACAAAACAAAAGCTCGTCAACTACTTCGGCTATTCTACGGTCAATTTTTTTTCTCCCATGAATCGCTACGCAAGCGAAATGAATCAAGACAAGGCAATTCTTGAATTTAAAACAATGGTCAAGGAATTGCATCGCAATGGCATTGAGGTCATTCTAGATGTCGTCTACAATCACACCTTCGAGGGTAATGAAATGGGCCCAACCCTCACATTCCGGGGATTTGATCGCTCAGCCTACTACATGATGGAAGGCGACAATTATCTTAATTTTTCAGGGTGCGGCAATACGATTAATAGTAACCACCCCACTGTGATAGAATTCATCATAGCCTCTCTACGCTATTGGGTAACAGAGATGCATGTCGACGGTTTCCGCTTCGACCTCGCCTCTATCATGAGCCGTGCAGAAAATGGAGCCCCTTTGAACAACGCCCCTCTCATCGAAGCGATTTCCCGAGACCCCATTTTGTCTGAAACGAAACTCATCGCCGAAGCCTGGGATGCGGGTGGGCTCTACCAAGTTGGAGGATTCTACCATACCAGCCGCTGGGCCGAGTGGAATGGACGCTACCGCGACGTTGTGCGGCGCTTCATTAAAGGAACGTCTGATCATAAAACAGCCTTTGCAACAGCCTTAAGTGGATCACAAGACATGTATGGATGGCGGGGCACCCCTTGCTGTAGCATCAATTTTATCACGGCTCATGACGGCTTCAGCCTGGCCGATCTGGTAACCTATAATGAAAAGCATAATCTAGAGAATGGAGAAGAGAATCGGGATGGCTTTGATCACAACGACAGCTGGAACTGCGGGATCGAAGGGCATTCGAGCAATAAAAAAATTGTCTATTTGCGCGAAAGGCAAATTAGAAATTTTTTCCTCGCGCTCATGGTATCGCAAGGCATTCCCATGATCTTAATGGGCGATGAGTATGCGCACACAAGGAATGGCAACAACAATACGTGGTGTCAAGATAATGAACTTAACTGGTTTTTATGGAACAACCTAGAAAATCGGCCCGGATTTTCCCGCTTTTTCCGCTCCTTGATTGCCTTCAGAAAAGGATATAGCCTGCTTGGGAGAGACACCTTCTTGGATGATTCCAGCGTCTCTTGGCATGGAACGACTCCCCTGCATCCGGAATGGGAAAATGACAATCGCTTTGTCGCCTTTTCCCTAAACATTCCCGATCAAGGACCCGATCTTTACGTCGCCTTCAACGCCTCGCATACACCTTTAATGGTTACTATTCCTCAGCCAGCAGAAGGTAAGCATTGGGTCTGCGTGGTTAACACGCATAATCCTCCACCAGAAGATTACTACGAGGAAGGCTATCGCAAACGAGTCATCTCAACAAGCATTCGCATCCCCTCGTATACATCCATCATGTTACAGGCAGTAGCAGAGCCTTAA
- a CDS encoding SpoIID/LytB domain-containing protein: MMIVRLLLLVLTILPFSASLHGGIWSDVVDTFRGRSKPTPPVIRVLVTHDVESVQLEVKGKYTLFDPYTDSYISSRFIGKSRQVQALSDGLKWGEAFPGLYQIKVKPDDASTVMVVDGKEYGGSIYVYDIGGTISIVNQVLVEDFIRLVLADYQGDHLHPEMLAALAIVARTNAYFQAVNPKNTYWAIDAQKVGYQGLVHVPSDVEEAVRLTRYMIMSRTGVYEGMATPFPAQLNGYVIGGQPNKEMETAKISLEEANKMAENGEHAAQILAKAFPGTTIMLMEYAN; the protein is encoded by the coding sequence ATGATGATAGTGAGATTGCTTCTGCTCGTTCTAACGATTCTACCTTTTAGTGCGAGTTTGCATGGAGGTATCTGGAGCGATGTCGTTGATACTTTTCGAGGACGCAGCAAGCCTACCCCTCCAGTGATTCGCGTCTTAGTGACTCATGACGTCGAAAGCGTCCAGTTAGAAGTCAAAGGTAAGTACACTTTATTTGATCCCTATACCGATTCTTATATCAGCTCCCGTTTTATTGGGAAGAGCCGCCAGGTGCAGGCTTTGAGCGATGGTCTAAAATGGGGAGAGGCGTTTCCTGGACTTTATCAAATCAAGGTGAAACCTGATGATGCATCCACTGTGATGGTCGTTGATGGGAAAGAATATGGTGGTTCGATTTATGTTTATGATATTGGTGGAACGATCAGTATTGTTAATCAGGTTTTAGTCGAAGACTTCATTCGCTTGGTTTTAGCCGATTATCAAGGGGATCACCTGCATCCAGAGATGTTGGCTGCCTTAGCCATTGTGGCTCGCACGAATGCCTATTTTCAGGCAGTCAATCCGAAAAATACCTATTGGGCGATCGATGCGCAGAAAGTGGGTTATCAAGGATTGGTTCATGTCCCTTCTGATGTTGAAGAGGCTGTACGTCTGACTCGCTACATGATTATGAGTCGAACAGGAGTGTATGAAGGAATGGCAACACCTTTTCCTGCTCAATTAAATGGGTATGTGATTGGTGGACAGCCTAATAAAGAAATGGAAACAGCTAAGATTTCATTAGAAGAGGCCAATAAAATGGCTGAGAATGGAGAGCATGCGGCTCAAATTTTAGCTAAGGCATTTCCTGGCACAACCATTATGCTGATGGAATACGCTAACTAA
- a CDS encoding methyl-accepting chemotaxis protein — MTNLSSFYRWIFNNLSYVSTYTLISTLFCLAPLPLTYFWITDHLRNIHLIEHQIERLNEEGSLKTLVNQIQKHRLLSNRQQTKKLPDLNTLEAQIDQSWQIIANQQARLKQLEEQSGSVKTSMDLEEFENKWKVLKQNNSNLSPDESEAQHNVLIESLLIQLNLLGDKETPFFSTSSTIYETTRRLFMRLPFLQEDLSLLTLTSEKYLAHPTTEQRLEISNLINYIHSNINYLKTITNYYANSQEPTIPALFNAIDQYIKTNESFVNLVESKVLNENNQEINSGQLASESETAFLSGSQLWDLGLQDLKSFYSQGKDQTYFQLWLVLVLTFIYLAFIFYLGLSVTHKVTNRLLDLTEATNSFTDGNLSIRISSLPYDDEVGRQGVAFNRMAQKLGELINHLYELLDATTALSNGDLTARIQVRNNQTEFDQVAQSFNQMAENFEAIIGRLQQIGIVLSNSATEIASASKEQEIIIVEQEATTREIAIAANEISSTAKEFATTMNDVNRVAEQTSGLALKGKDSLSNMETIMRQMVDASSNIAAKLAILNEKAGNITSVITTITKVADQTNLLSLNASIEAEKAGEYGRSFAVIAREIRRLADQTAISTLDIEKMVNEIMTAVSSSVMGVDDFTQEIRNGVEQVGKVSGQFTTIIEQVQAFTARFELVNQGMQAQSTGAEQINESISQLSQTAQQTSESIHQFHKTIQELNQAANELRILTPFMSHLVQNKEALISAQPRSRRIFSNEPRSKEAKEKTEIIESMHQFNQTLNNLNRATNQLKNLNTQRQSSEDKDEKEE; from the coding sequence ATGACCAACCTTTCTTCATTCTATCGCTGGATATTTAATAACCTAAGCTATGTTAGCACCTATACGCTCATCAGTACCCTTTTCTGCCTAGCCCCTCTTCCGCTCACCTATTTTTGGATTACAGACCACCTGCGCAATATCCATTTGATTGAGCACCAAATTGAAAGATTGAACGAGGAAGGAAGCTTAAAAACATTAGTCAATCAAATTCAAAAACACCGCCTCTTATCCAATCGCCAGCAAACAAAAAAGCTTCCCGATCTCAACACACTAGAGGCGCAAATCGATCAATCATGGCAAATCATTGCCAATCAACAGGCACGCCTAAAACAATTAGAGGAACAATCAGGCTCTGTTAAAACATCGATGGATCTTGAAGAATTTGAAAACAAATGGAAGGTTCTGAAACAAAATAACTCAAACCTTTCTCCCGACGAAAGTGAAGCGCAGCATAATGTCCTCATCGAATCGCTGCTTATTCAACTCAATTTGCTAGGAGATAAGGAAACTCCTTTTTTTTCGACCTCAAGCACAATCTACGAAACAACCAGGCGCCTTTTCATGCGTCTTCCCTTTTTACAAGAAGATCTTTCGTTGCTTACTTTAACTAGTGAAAAATATTTAGCTCATCCAACCACAGAACAGCGCCTTGAAATCAGCAATTTAATCAATTACATACACTCAAACATCAATTATTTGAAAACCATCACGAACTACTACGCAAATTCTCAAGAACCTACCATTCCGGCACTGTTCAATGCCATCGACCAATACATCAAAACGAATGAAAGCTTTGTCAATTTAGTCGAGTCCAAAGTCTTAAATGAGAACAATCAAGAAATTAATAGCGGTCAGTTAGCATCAGAGAGTGAAACGGCCTTTCTTTCAGGATCTCAGTTATGGGATCTTGGACTGCAAGACCTCAAGTCATTTTACTCGCAAGGAAAAGATCAAACCTATTTTCAGCTCTGGCTAGTCCTCGTGCTCACCTTTATCTATCTCGCTTTCATCTTTTATTTAGGCTTATCGGTCACGCATAAAGTAACCAATCGCCTACTCGATCTCACAGAAGCCACCAATAGTTTTACCGATGGAAATTTATCCATCCGCATCTCTTCTCTTCCCTATGACGACGAAGTGGGGCGGCAAGGCGTAGCTTTTAATCGCATGGCCCAAAAGCTTGGCGAACTGATCAACCACCTATACGAGTTATTAGATGCCACAACGGCTTTATCCAATGGAGATCTAACCGCTCGCATTCAAGTTCGCAATAACCAAACCGAATTTGACCAAGTTGCTCAATCGTTCAATCAAATGGCAGAAAACTTTGAGGCCATCATTGGCCGGTTGCAACAAATCGGCATTGTCCTTTCCAATTCGGCAACCGAAATTGCCTCAGCATCCAAAGAACAGGAAATCATCATCGTCGAACAAGAGGCAACGACGCGCGAAATCGCCATTGCCGCCAATGAAATTTCCTCTACAGCCAAAGAATTTGCGACGACTATGAACGACGTCAATCGGGTAGCAGAGCAGACATCAGGCCTCGCCCTCAAAGGAAAGGATTCGCTAAGCAACATGGAAACGATCATGAGGCAAATGGTCGATGCCTCGAGCAATATTGCAGCCAAACTCGCCATCTTGAACGAGAAGGCTGGCAATATTACGAGCGTCATCACCACGATAACCAAAGTCGCCGACCAGACCAATCTTCTCTCGCTCAATGCATCGATTGAAGCCGAAAAAGCGGGTGAATATGGTCGAAGCTTTGCCGTCATCGCAAGAGAAATCCGCCGCCTGGCAGACCAAACTGCCATCTCAACTCTCGATATCGAAAAAATGGTCAACGAAATTATGACTGCCGTTTCGTCAAGTGTCATGGGGGTAGACGATTTTACCCAGGAAATTCGCAACGGAGTCGAGCAAGTAGGCAAAGTGAGTGGACAATTTACAACCATCATCGAACAGGTTCAAGCCTTTACGGCCCGGTTTGAATTGGTCAATCAGGGAATGCAGGCCCAATCGACTGGGGCCGAACAAATCAATGAATCGATTTCCCAGCTCAGCCAAACGGCTCAACAAACAAGCGAATCCATTCACCAATTCCACAAAACCATCCAAGAGTTGAATCAAGCCGCCAACGAACTACGCATCTTGACTCCTTTCATGAGCCATCTGGTTCAAAACAAAGAAGCCTTGATCTCAGCCCAACCCCGCAGCCGTAGAATTTTCTCCAACGAACCGCGCTCTAAAGAGGCCAAAGAAAAAACCGAAATCATCGAATCCATGCACCAATTCAACCAAACCCTCAATAATTTAAATCGAGCAACCAATCAATTAAAAAATTTAAATACACAAAGACAAAGTTCTGAAGATAAAGATGAAAAAGAAGAATAA